A part of Antechinus flavipes isolate AdamAnt ecotype Samford, QLD, Australia chromosome 6, AdamAnt_v2, whole genome shotgun sequence genomic DNA contains:
- the CCNA2 gene encoding cyclin-A2, with the protein MLGHTAAGAAGPQPPRLPRAAGPDENQENIHPDKRGGAEPARTRTVLGVLRANVRAPGPGPGLGPAAALAPQKSKNRRVVAPLRDVSINDDQGIVPPWNATSKQPTFTIHVDEPDADNGKKLSVPKKVESEDDMLGFNSAVSLPETRKPLVPLDYPMDGSFESPLTMDMSVVLEPEEKPPNVNEVPDYHEDIYLYLREMEVKCKPKVGYMKKQPDITNSMRAILVDWLVEVGEEYKLQNETLHLAVNYIDRFLSSMSVLRGKLQLVGTAAMLLASKFEEIYPPEVAEFVYITDDTYTKKQVLRMEHLVLKVLAFDLAAPTINQFLTQYFLHQQQANSKVESLAMFLGELSLIDADPYLKYLPSVTAGAAFHIALYTITGKSWPESLIQQTGYTLESLKPCLLDLHQTYLRAPQHAQQSIREKYKTAKYHGVSLINPPETLNL; encoded by the exons ATGCTGGGGCACACGGCGGCCGGCGCGGCGGGGCCGCAGCCACCCAGGCTGCCCCGGGCCGCCGGCCCCGacgagaaccaagagaacatccaTCCGGACAAACGCGGCGGCGCCGAGCCCGCCAGAACGCGCACGGTGCTGGGCGTGCTGCGGGCTAACGTGCGGGCTCCGGGCCCGGGCCCCGGTCTCGGCCCGGCAGCTGCTCTGGCGCCGCAGAAGTCCAAGAACCGCAGG gTTGTTGCGCCTCTCAGGGATGTTTCCATTAATGATGATCAGGGTATTGTCCCACCCTGGAATGCCACCAGTAAGCAGCCCACTTTCACAATCCACGTGGATGAACCCGATGCTGACAATGGGAAGAAACTTTCTGTCCCTAAAAAAGTGGAATCTGAGGATGATATGCTGGGTTTTAATTCAGCTGTTTCTCTGCCTGAGACAAGAAAACCTTTGGTGCCCCTTGATTATCCAATGGATGGTAGTTTTG AATCTCCCCTTACTATGGACATGTCTGTGGTCCTGGAGCCAGAAGAAAAGCCACCAAATGTCAATGAAGTCCCTGACTACCATGAAGACATCTATCTGTACCTAAGGGAAATGGAG GTTAAGTGTAAGCCCAAGGTGGGCTACATGAAGAAGCAACCAGACATAACCAACAGTATGCGAGCCATCTTGGTGGATTGGCTggtggaggtgggggaagagTACAAGCTCCAGAATGAGACTCTCCACTTGGCTGTGAACTACATTGATAGGTTCCTGTCCTCAATGTCAGTGCTCCGAGGGAAGCTTCAGCTGGTTGGGACTGCTGCCATGCTCCTTGCCTC AAAGTTTGAAGAGATCTACCCTCCAGAAGTGGCGGAGTTTGTGTACATCACCGATGACACGTACACTAAAAAGCAGGTCTTAAGAATGGAGCACCTGGTGCTCAAAGTGCTTGCTTTTGACCTTGCTGCACCAACAATCAACCAATTTCTCACTCAGTATTTCCTACATCAGCAGCAGGCCAATTCTAAAGTGGAAAGCTTAGCAATG TTTCTGGGAGAGTTAAGTTTAATTGATGCTGACCCATATCTGAAGTACTTACCATCAGTTACTGCAGGAGCTGCCTTTCATATAGCACTCTATACAATCACTGGGAAAAGCTGG CCTGAGTCATTAATCCAACAAACAGGATACACCTTGGAAAGCCTTAAACCATGTCTATTGGACCTCCATCAGACCTACCTCAGAGCACCACAGCATGCACAGCAGTCTATACGAGAAAAATACAAGACGGCAAA GTACCATGGTGTATCTCTCATCAACCCTCCAGAGACACTAAACTTATAG
- the EXOSC9 gene encoding exosome complex component RRP45: MKETPLSNCERRFLLRAIEEKKRLDGRQTYDYRNIKISFGTDYGCCIVELGKTRVLGQVSCELVSPKLNRATEGILFFNLELSQMAAPAFEPGRQSDLLVKLNRLLERCLRNSKCIDTESLCVVAGEKVWQIRVDLHLLNHDGNIIDAASIAAIVALCHFRRPDVSVQGDEITLYALEERDPVPLSIHHMPICISFAFFQQGTYLLVDPNEREERVMDGLLVIAMNKHREICTIQSSGGIMLLQDQVLRCSKIAGVKVAEITELIQKALENDKRVRKEGGKFGFAESIANQRITAFKMEKAPVDTSDVEEKAEEIIAEADPPSEAVSKPVLWTPGTAQIGEGIESSWGDLEEEEDEDEGGSDDVTILDSVKMETEDQNVGNHITDDTPIVLSDSEEDEIIILEPGENPKKTRIQSNNSKQEKASNKKAIRKKKKKKAAN; the protein is encoded by the exons ATGAAGGAGACGCCGTTATCTAACTGCGAGAGGCGTTTCCTGCTCAGAGCCATAGAGGAAAAGAAG CGCCTTGATGGTAGACAGACCTATGACTACAGAAACATCAAAATTTCATTTGGAACAGATTATGGCTGTTGTATTGTGGAACTCGGGAAAACAAG aGTTCTTGGGCAAGTTTCCTGTGAACTTGTTTCTCCAAAGCTCAATCGGGCAACAGAGGGTATTCTTTTCTTTAACCTTGAACTCTCTCAGATGGCCGCTCCAGCTTTTGAACCTGGCAG GCAGTCAGATCTCTTGGTGAAGTTGAATCGACTTTTGGAAAGATGTCTAAGAAATTCAAAGTGTATAGACACTGAATCTCTCTGTGTTGTTGCTGGAGAAAAG GTCTGGCAAATCCGTGTGGATCTTCATTTGTTAAATCATGATGGAAATATTATTGATGCTGCCAGCATTGCAGCAATTGTGGCATTGTGTCACTTCAGGAGACCTGATGTGTCTGTCCAAGGTGATGAGATTACCCTG TACGCATTGGAAGAACGAGATCCTGTACCTTTGAGTATCCACCACATGCCCATCTGCATCAGTTTTGCCTTCTTCCAGCAAGG AACTTACTTATTGGTAGACCCCAATGAACGAGAGGAACGTGTCATGGATGGCCTTCTTGTGATCGCCATGAACAAACACCGTGAGATTTGTACCATCCAGTCCAGTGGTGGGATCATGTTGCTCCAAGACCAG GTTCTGAGATGCAGCAAAATTGCTGGTGTGAAGGTGGCAGAGATCACAGAACTCATACAGAAAGCCTTGGAGAATGACAAGAGAGTGAG gaaagaaggtGGAAAATTTGGCTTTGCAGAATCGATAGCAAACCAAAGGATCACAGCTTTCAAAATGGAAAAGGCCCCTGTTGATACATCAGATGTGGAAGAGAAAGCAGAAGAAATTATAGCTGAAGCTGACCCTCCTTCAGAGGC TGTTTCTAAACCAGTGTTATGGACTCCTGGCACTGCCCAGATTGGAGAAGGGATAGAGAGTTCCTGGGGCGATTtagaagaagaggaggatgagGATGAAGGTGGCAGTGATGATGTCACCATTCTTGACAGTGTCAAAATGGAAACAGAAGACCAGAATGTTGGGAACCACATCACTGATG ATACACCTATCGTTCTGTCAGATAGTGAAgaagatgaaattatcattttagaaccaggagaaaatccaaagaaaacaAG GATACAGTCTAACAACTCCAAACAGGAAAAAGCctcaaataaaaaagcaattagaaagaaaaagaagaagaaggctGCTAACTAA